One genomic segment of Culturomica massiliensis includes these proteins:
- a CDS encoding S9 family peptidase encodes MDDFFVNGTFRTKGVYGIRSMNDGAHYTVLANNGTQIVKYSYKTGQPVETLVDLKTIENSPVKYISNYTFNNDESRILISTNVNPIYRHSYTADYYIYDFKNKELKPLSENGSQRLATFSPDGLRIAFMRDNNLFIHDLRFGTERQITFDGKYNHIINGAPDWVYEEEFSFNKAFEWAPDGSALAFIRFDESAVKEFPMNMFEGQAPALKENELYPSVYSYKYPKAGEANSLVSVHVYDIQDKTTMTMDIGEEQDIYIPRIRWTQDPKKLAIIRLNRLQNKMEILLANARTGKSNILYREENKYYIAESNFDNLVFPEDGQHFIITSEKNGYMHIYLYDMAGHEKKAITSGNYDIADFYGYNPATKTFYFSSYEESPLEKYVYSVDSKGQKKKLTPNKGWNNATFSKTYQYYINTFSNIDTPPVISLYNAKNKLVRVLEDNQQAQETIKGYAIAPKEFIQIPAADGKTMLNAWIMKPLDFDPNKKYPLLITQYSGPNSQQVKNSWGGVNWLNYLAQEGYAVACIDPRGTAARGEEFRKCTYMQLGKLESDDMIAAAKWLAEKPFIDKQNIGIWGWSYGGFMSSLCIMKGNDIFTTAIAVAPVTHYKFYDSIYTERYMRTPKENEKGYEENAPLNWADKLKGNLLLCHGTADDNVHVQNTYELAERLVQANKQFDMGIYTNRNHSIYGGNTSRQLYEKFVKYLNEHMKK; translated from the coding sequence ATGGACGATTTTTTTGTGAACGGAACTTTCCGAACCAAAGGAGTCTATGGCATTCGCTCCATGAATGACGGGGCACATTATACTGTATTAGCCAATAATGGAACCCAAATTGTAAAATACAGTTATAAGACAGGCCAACCGGTCGAAACATTAGTAGACCTGAAAACGATTGAGAACAGTCCGGTAAAATACATTTCGAACTACACATTCAACAACGACGAAAGCCGGATTCTCATCAGTACGAATGTCAACCCCATATACCGCCACTCCTATACTGCCGATTATTATATCTATGATTTTAAAAATAAAGAACTGAAACCTCTTTCGGAAAACGGCAGTCAACGTCTGGCGACTTTCTCTCCTGACGGTTTACGTATCGCTTTTATGCGTGATAACAACCTCTTCATTCACGACCTGCGTTTCGGCACTGAACGGCAAATCACATTCGATGGCAAATACAATCACATCATCAACGGAGCCCCCGACTGGGTATACGAAGAAGAATTTTCTTTCAATAAGGCTTTTGAATGGGCTCCCGACGGCTCGGCACTGGCTTTCATCCGTTTTGACGAATCTGCCGTCAAAGAATTCCCGATGAATATGTTCGAAGGACAAGCCCCGGCATTGAAAGAAAACGAACTATATCCTTCGGTATACAGCTACAAATATCCCAAAGCCGGTGAAGCCAACTCACTGGTTTCGGTACATGTATATGACATACAGGATAAAACGACGATGACAATGGATATCGGTGAGGAACAAGATATCTATATTCCCCGTATCCGTTGGACACAGGATCCTAAAAAACTGGCTATCATTCGCTTGAATCGTCTGCAAAACAAGATGGAAATCCTATTGGCCAATGCCCGTACCGGAAAATCCAACATCCTTTACCGGGAAGAAAATAAATATTACATTGCCGAAAGCAATTTCGACAACCTGGTATTTCCGGAAGACGGCCAACACTTTATCATTACCAGTGAGAAAAACGGATATATGCACATATACCTTTACGATATGGCCGGACATGAAAAGAAGGCCATCACTTCCGGAAACTATGACATTGCAGACTTCTACGGCTATAACCCCGCGACAAAAACGTTCTACTTCTCATCTTATGAGGAATCACCTCTGGAAAAATATGTTTATTCCGTAGACAGCAAAGGACAAAAAAAGAAATTAACCCCCAACAAAGGTTGGAACAACGCTACTTTCAGTAAAACATACCAGTATTATATCAATACATTCTCCAACATAGACACACCGCCGGTAATCAGTTTATATAATGCGAAGAATAAGCTGGTACGCGTATTGGAAGACAACCAACAGGCCCAGGAAACCATCAAAGGTTATGCCATTGCGCCGAAAGAATTCATACAAATTCCGGCAGCCGACGGTAAAACCATGCTGAACGCCTGGATCATGAAACCGCTGGATTTCGACCCGAACAAAAAATATCCTTTACTTATCACCCAATACAGCGGCCCGAACTCCCAACAGGTAAAAAATAGCTGGGGAGGCGTCAACTGGTTGAATTATCTGGCACAGGAAGGATACGCAGTAGCTTGTATCGATCCCAGAGGGACAGCAGCACGCGGCGAAGAATTCCGCAAATGCACCTATATGCAATTGGGTAAACTGGAAAGTGACGATATGATTGCTGCCGCTAAATGGCTGGCAGAAAAACCTTTCATCGACAAGCAAAACATCGGTATTTGGGGATGGAGTTACGGTGGTTTTATGTCGTCCCTCTGTATCATGAAAGGAAATGATATTTTCACAACAGCCATCGCCGTCGCTCCGGTAACTCATTACAAATTCTACGATTCCATCTACACGGAACGGTATATGCGTACACCCAAAGAAAACGAAAAAGGATATGAGGAAAATGCTCCGTTGAACTGGGCTGACAAATTAAAAGGAAATTTATTGCTTTGTCACGGTACTGCCGACGATAACGTACATGTTCAAAATACGTATGAATTGGCAGAACGCCTAGTACAGGCCAATAAACAATTCGATATGGGTATTTACACCAACCGTAACCACAGCATATATGGCGGAAATACCAGTCGCCAACTCTATGAAAAGTTCGTAAAATATCTGAATGAGCACATGAAAAAATAA